Proteins encoded in a region of the Stieleria neptunia genome:
- a CDS encoding YdeI/OmpD-associated family protein → MITDIEQYFSNGCGRCERFATSDCSTRQWNGGLAKLRQICLSMNLVETVKWGHPCYMHADRNLVIFGAFRNDFRLSFFDAALMKDPEGVLKKQGPNTQYPDMIRFTKNNQVASMKPIIESYLQEAMGYAEEGIKPPKQQSEIELPPELLEALDSDPDLAEAFYGLTPGRQKSYVINLSSAKKPATRISRISKFRDKILSGKGAMER, encoded by the coding sequence ATGATTACCGATATCGAACAATATTTTTCGAATGGCTGCGGCCGTTGTGAGCGTTTCGCCACGTCAGATTGTTCAACTCGGCAATGGAACGGTGGCCTCGCAAAATTGCGTCAGATTTGCCTTAGCATGAATCTGGTCGAGACCGTTAAGTGGGGGCATCCATGCTACATGCACGCTGATCGCAATCTCGTCATTTTTGGCGCCTTTCGGAACGACTTTCGTCTCAGTTTCTTCGACGCCGCATTGATGAAGGACCCCGAGGGAGTGCTGAAGAAGCAGGGGCCGAACACACAATACCCAGACATGATCCGCTTTACGAAGAACAACCAAGTGGCGAGCATGAAGCCAATCATTGAATCCTACTTGCAAGAGGCGATGGGGTATGCTGAGGAAGGCATCAAGCCCCCGAAACAACAAAGCGAAATCGAACTGCCTCCTGAGCTGTTAGAGGCATTGGACTCCGATCCCGATCTTGCGGAAGCATTTTATGGTTTGACTCCTGGCCGTCAAAAAAGTTATGTGATTAATCTGAGTTCAGCGAAAAAGCCTGCAACACGAATTTCCCGTATCTCCAAATTTCGTGATAAGATCCTCTCGGGAAAAGGCGCGATGGAGCGATGA
- a CDS encoding BNR repeat-containing protein yields the protein MMLHRLHLSTLVLYTCSVLVVFPALAQSPPHSQLTDEFKSPLSNASGSIQTSTVDEKALTFAVGPASKFGNTVNGRTHQQEALITYRGHQYATYVDASRRICIGRRELPSSPWEIIRFDDHRFESNDSHNTSVIGICDKDGSIHMAFDHHATQLNYRVSKLGVAHAPESTPWTADLFGPITHTLGSVTTDERVTYPRFFPAPNGNLMFYYRSVTSADGDGMIEEYDGEQHDWTPGLGKFIARDVGTFKANGRQSQRRCPYMNALTFSGQRLHASWVWRERFERTNVANQHDLCYAYSDDHGRTWCNSAGTIIGRTGQDFIHLDSPGLVVAEIPIHSGLSNQNTHYAYPDGSIHIMLRHRLAGEPSAAPELRYFHYWRDSEGNWNHEALPIVGRRPKLLGTPDRKLVLVYSDEGELFLAKGLPDAARQSWRWSQLRLPRRYSAFGDAVVDFARWEQDHTLSVYHQDEPSRIIVTDSPDAIDGPPSPLRVSNITWDQLPILAGEHHRE from the coding sequence ATGATGTTACACCGTTTGCATCTTTCGACGTTGGTTCTCTATACATGCAGCGTTTTAGTTGTTTTTCCGGCGTTGGCGCAATCACCTCCGCACTCGCAGCTCACCGACGAATTCAAATCGCCGCTTTCCAACGCATCCGGGTCGATTCAAACCTCGACGGTTGATGAAAAAGCACTCACGTTCGCCGTTGGGCCGGCTTCGAAATTCGGCAACACCGTCAATGGCCGCACGCATCAGCAAGAGGCTTTGATCACCTACCGCGGGCATCAATACGCTACTTACGTGGATGCCAGTCGACGGATCTGCATCGGCCGCCGCGAACTCCCCTCAAGCCCTTGGGAGATCATCCGTTTCGATGATCATCGTTTTGAGTCCAACGATTCACACAACACGTCGGTGATAGGCATTTGTGATAAAGACGGATCGATTCACATGGCGTTCGATCATCATGCGACGCAACTGAACTACCGCGTGTCAAAATTGGGAGTCGCGCATGCACCGGAGTCGACGCCATGGACCGCCGATCTCTTCGGCCCGATCACACACACCCTAGGCTCCGTGACGACGGATGAACGAGTCACCTACCCGAGGTTCTTCCCCGCCCCCAATGGGAATCTGATGTTCTACTACCGGTCGGTCACGTCCGCTGATGGCGACGGGATGATCGAAGAGTATGACGGTGAACAGCATGATTGGACGCCCGGCCTGGGCAAGTTCATCGCTCGCGACGTGGGCACGTTCAAAGCGAATGGCCGCCAAAGTCAACGTCGCTGCCCCTACATGAACGCATTGACGTTTTCAGGGCAACGACTGCACGCGAGTTGGGTTTGGCGAGAGCGTTTCGAAAGAACGAATGTCGCCAATCAACACGATCTGTGTTACGCCTACAGCGATGACCACGGTCGAACTTGGTGCAATTCGGCAGGCACAATCATCGGTCGCACCGGACAGGACTTCATCCACCTCGATTCACCTGGCTTGGTGGTCGCCGAAATTCCGATCCACTCTGGCTTGTCGAATCAAAACACACACTACGCGTACCCCGACGGCAGCATTCACATCATGCTGCGACATCGACTTGCGGGTGAGCCGTCCGCCGCGCCGGAATTACGCTACTTTCACTACTGGCGCGATAGCGAGGGGAATTGGAATCACGAAGCCCTGCCGATCGTTGGACGTCGGCCCAAGTTGCTTGGAACCCCCGATCGAAAACTTGTTTTGGTTTACAGCGACGAAGGCGAATTATTCCTCGCCAAGGGCTTGCCCGATGCGGCGCGCCAATCGTGGCGTTGGAGTCAGCTTCGATTGCCCAGGCGTTATTCCGCGTTCGGCGACGCCGTGGTGGATTTTGCGCGATGGGAACAAGATCACACGCTGTCGGTCTACCATCAAGACGAGCCGTCACGAATCATTGTGACCGATTCACCCGACGCAATCGACGGCCCCCCATCGCCGCTACGTGTCAGCAACATCACTTGGGACCAGCTTCCCATCTTGGCAGGAGAACACCACCGTGAATGA
- a CDS encoding sulfatase-like hydrolase/transferase, whose product MILIGWSCLPVDAGERPNLVFILADDLGFNQIGAYGDTPIKTPNLDRLAETGIRFTQAYAGNTVCSPSRVSLFTGRDGRLRSKRDASITPPGPSPTCCQPSPNWRACRLHPCRESKPTARPFVLA is encoded by the coding sequence ATGATTCTAATTGGATGGTCATGCCTACCGGTTGATGCTGGTGAGCGACCGAATCTTGTCTTCATCCTGGCCGATGATCTGGGTTTCAATCAGATCGGTGCCTACGGTGACACACCGATCAAAACGCCGAATCTGGATCGACTGGCTGAGACGGGAATTCGTTTCACTCAGGCGTACGCCGGCAACACGGTTTGTTCGCCGTCGCGTGTCTCGCTGTTCACGGGCCGCGACGGCCGGCTGCGATCAAAACGGGACGCGTCGATCACACCCCCTGGGCCTTCGCCGACGTGCTGCCAACCTTCGCCGAACTGGCGGGCGTGCCGCTTACATCCGTGCCGCGAGTCAAAACCAACGGCACGTCCATTCGTCCTCGCTTGA
- a CDS encoding Gfo/Idh/MocA family protein, protein MRTFNIAMHGVTGRMGTNQHYIRSILAIMRQGGVTLTTGETVAVNPILLGRNEQKLRHLAEVVAPKEIGRTVRWSTSVDDVIADDDTDIVFDASSTKMRASIIRKAIQRGKPIYCEKPIATDADEAYRLADECTQASIKNGVVQDKLWLPGMRKLRMLRDQGFFGDILSVRGEFGYWVYTGFDADQPLQRPSWNYRKEDGGGMMIDMFCHWQYLINDLFGPIDQVLAHATIDLPQRQDEAGQAYRCTADDSAYAIFVLESGVTCQFNSSWATRVRRDDLLTVQVDGTKGSAVAGLRECWTQNISCTPRPIWNPDRPQPINFYDGWQQMPTTTDYDNAFKIQWELFLRHVAEDLPFPWTLESGADGVALACAGELSSRERRWVPAKP, encoded by the coding sequence ATGAGAACATTCAACATTGCCATGCACGGCGTCACTGGTCGCATGGGAACCAACCAGCACTACATTCGATCCATTCTTGCGATCATGCGACAGGGAGGTGTGACGCTCACAACGGGGGAAACCGTTGCGGTGAACCCGATCCTGCTGGGGCGCAATGAACAGAAGCTTCGTCACCTTGCCGAAGTCGTTGCCCCAAAAGAGATCGGCCGGACGGTTCGCTGGTCGACGAGCGTGGACGATGTGATTGCAGATGACGACACCGACATCGTGTTTGATGCATCCAGCACGAAAATGCGAGCTTCGATCATTCGCAAGGCAATCCAGCGCGGCAAACCGATCTACTGCGAGAAGCCGATCGCCACCGACGCGGATGAAGCCTACAGACTAGCGGATGAGTGCACTCAAGCCAGCATCAAGAACGGCGTCGTACAGGATAAGTTGTGGTTGCCGGGAATGCGTAAGCTGAGGATGTTGCGTGACCAGGGATTTTTTGGCGACATTCTGAGCGTCCGAGGCGAGTTTGGCTATTGGGTTTACACAGGATTTGATGCCGATCAACCGCTGCAGCGTCCATCGTGGAATTACCGCAAAGAAGATGGCGGCGGGATGATGATCGACATGTTCTGTCATTGGCAGTACCTGATCAATGATCTGTTCGGCCCGATCGATCAGGTGCTCGCGCACGCGACGATCGATTTGCCGCAGCGACAGGACGAAGCCGGACAAGCCTATCGATGCACCGCAGACGATTCTGCGTACGCGATTTTTGTGCTCGAATCTGGCGTGACCTGTCAATTCAATAGCTCATGGGCGACGCGTGTTCGCCGAGATGACCTGTTGACCGTGCAAGTGGATGGTACGAAAGGTTCCGCGGTTGCGGGGTTGCGTGAATGCTGGACTCAGAACATCAGTTGCACGCCGCGACCGATATGGAATCCCGATAGACCCCAGCCGATCAACTTCTATGACGGTTGGCAGCAGATGCCGACGACAACGGACTATGACAACGCGTTCAAGATTCAGTGGGAGTTGTTCCTTCGCCACGTCGCTGAGGATCTGCCGTTTCCTTGGACATTGGAAAGCGGAGCGGATGGCGTCGCACTGGCCTGCGCCGGTGAACTCTCTTCACGCGAACGACGTTGGGTTCCTGCAAAACCATGA
- a CDS encoding sulfatase family protein, producing the protein MKRINMSRRILACCLSIIAVCSYGFAAEHRLPDIVVYLADDLSALDLSLYGGTNIKTPAIDALAADGMTFDRAFVASPACAPSRAALLTGLMPARNGAEENHTYPREGTVRLPRILGQLGYQTAAFGKVAHSKSAKDYGFDTIDLKQDIPQLRETVKTFLVNRDDPRPLALFVGVSNPHVPWPSESTVDPQSMHLPPKLLDTPQTRVQRSRYLQEVKDLDAYLGELRGLTDKHMAEDKLFVLSSDHGAQFPFGKWTLYDEGIRVPLIVARPGKIQKGSRTDAMVSWVDIFPTLIDIAGGSVPETIDGRSFTAVLHGKSDSHRKRIFTTHSGDRMMNVYLSRSIRTDRYKLIWNPHPEFAFTTHIDLLLRETSGDYFKEWTEAAKTNPRAAEVVARHHGRPEYELFDLQQDPLERSNLAGRKELASVQQDLTTELKQWISDQGDNLTVFHPPLMLDQPKTWVPRKVPRK; encoded by the coding sequence ATGAAAAGGATCAATATGTCGCGTCGAATTCTTGCTTGTTGCCTGTCCATCATCGCCGTTTGCTCGTACGGTTTCGCGGCAGAACATCGTTTGCCCGACATCGTCGTCTATTTGGCAGACGACCTCTCTGCACTCGACCTGTCGCTCTACGGCGGCACGAACATCAAGACGCCGGCCATCGATGCGTTGGCTGCCGACGGCATGACGTTCGATCGCGCGTTTGTGGCGAGTCCCGCGTGCGCTCCCAGCCGCGCCGCTCTGCTCACCGGCTTGATGCCGGCTCGAAACGGCGCCGAAGAAAATCACACGTATCCGCGCGAGGGAACGGTTCGTCTGCCACGCATCCTCGGTCAACTCGGCTACCAGACGGCAGCGTTTGGAAAGGTCGCCCACTCCAAAAGTGCGAAAGACTATGGTTTCGACACCATCGACCTGAAGCAAGACATTCCCCAGCTGCGAGAAACGGTGAAGACCTTCCTGGTCAATCGCGACGATCCCAGACCACTGGCGTTGTTCGTCGGTGTCTCCAACCCCCACGTGCCGTGGCCTAGCGAATCCACCGTCGATCCCCAATCGATGCATCTGCCTCCCAAACTGCTCGATACGCCGCAAACGCGAGTCCAGCGGTCGCGTTATCTGCAGGAAGTCAAAGATCTGGATGCTTATCTCGGCGAACTTCGCGGCTTAACCGACAAGCACATGGCGGAAGACAAACTGTTTGTGTTGTCCAGCGATCATGGAGCCCAATTCCCATTCGGCAAGTGGACACTGTACGACGAAGGCATCCGTGTGCCGCTGATTGTCGCGCGTCCGGGGAAGATCCAAAAAGGAAGTCGAACGGATGCGATGGTGAGCTGGGTCGATATTTTCCCAACGCTGATCGACATCGCCGGCGGCTCTGTCCCCGAAACAATCGACGGACGCTCGTTCACCGCGGTCCTTCACGGCAAAAGCGATTCACATCGCAAACGCATTTTCACGACGCACAGCGGCGACCGAATGATGAATGTCTACCTGAGTCGCTCGATTCGCACCGATCGATACAAGTTGATTTGGAACCCGCATCCCGAGTTCGCGTTCACCACTCACATTGATTTGCTGCTCCGCGAAACCTCGGGCGACTACTTTAAGGAATGGACGGAGGCAGCCAAGACGAACCCGCGCGCTGCCGAGGTGGTTGCTCGCCACCACGGCCGCCCCGAGTACGAGCTCTTCGATCTCCAGCAAGATCCATTGGAACGCAGCAATCTTGCCGGTCGAAAAGAACTTGCCTCCGTTCAGCAAGACCTGACAACTGAGTTGAAACAGTGGATTTCAGATCAGGGTGACAACCTGACCGTTTTCCATCCGCCGCTGATGCTCGATCAGCCCAAAACTTGGGTGCCCCGAAAAGTACCACGCAAGTAG
- a CDS encoding DUF4275 family protein, translating into MPQTHDYPPDEFLVEGRAFRETLKKLTRTFFADVQQQTGSYCYRGFLWHAFSYGYQSALERTDALSAFENCDEDELYVHDEQLDMLWLCPRSIAISGTNACNDTYIFPTTYDWLYIMTHEYAHGIGPFFVRNSSRRQGSE; encoded by the coding sequence ATGCCCCAAACGCATGACTATCCGCCAGACGAATTCCTTGTTGAAGGCCGCGCTTTTCGCGAGACGCTGAAGAAACTGACACGAACCTTCTTCGCCGATGTTCAACAACAAACCGGTTCGTATTGCTATCGTGGATTCCTTTGGCACGCGTTCAGCTATGGCTACCAATCTGCACTAGAACGGACCGATGCCTTGTCTGCATTTGAGAACTGCGACGAAGACGAACTTTACGTTCACGACGAACAACTTGACATGCTATGGTTGTGCCCTCGGTCGATCGCCATTTCTGGGACCAATGCCTGCAATGACACTTACATCTTCCCTACCACCTACGACTGGCTGTATATCATGACCCATGAGTACGCTCATGGCATTGGGCCGTTCTTTGTCCGCAACTCGTCTCGGCGGCAAGGGAGCGAGTGA